One region of Eleutherodactylus coqui strain aEleCoq1 chromosome 5, aEleCoq1.hap1, whole genome shotgun sequence genomic DNA includes:
- the HINT2 gene encoding adenosine 5'-monophosphoramidase HINT2: MALLVLWRALYGGFAVGCAATFPSLALGSSRTWHQRQQRAYCASDEVQKAQQAAAKGAPPTIFSRILDRTLPADIIYEDDKCLAFRDVAPQAPVHFLVIPKIRIPRISQVTAGDEKLLGHLLVTASHLAQKEGLADGYRMVINDGQQGAQSVYHLHVHVIGGRQMGWPPG; encoded by the exons ATGGCGCTGCTGGTGCTGTGGAGGGCGCTGTATGGTGGTTTCGCAGTAGGATGTGCCGCCACATTTCCCTCCCTGGCGTTGGGGAGCTCACGGACTTGGCATCAGCGGCAGCAG CGAGCATATTGTGCCAGTGATGAGGTGCAGAAGGCACAGCAGGCAGCAGCGAAGGGAGCCCCTCCCACCATCTTCTCCCGGATCCTGGACAGGACTCTTCCTGCGGATATCATCTATGAGGATGACAAG TGTCTGGCATTTCGGGATGTTGCTCCTCAGGCACCAGTTCATTTCCTTGTGATTCCCAAAATTCGAATTCCCCGCATAAGTCAAGTGACTGCAGGAGATGAGAAG CTGCTGGGTCATCTGTTGGTCACAGCCAGTCACCTGGCACAGAAGGAAGGCCTGGCCGATGGATACCGGAtgg TTATCAATGatggccagcagggggcacaGTCCGTCTATCACCTCCATGTGCACGTGATTGGTGGCCGGCAGATGGGCTGGCCTCCAGGGTAA